The following are encoded in a window of uncultured Sphaerochaeta sp. genomic DNA:
- the cmk gene encoding (d)CMP kinase yields the protein MVVAIDGPAGVGKSSIAQMIAKTCNFYYLNSGSFYRAYTYLHVQEGKDPMDYPAVLETAKHYMLSIEDDRICVNGTDIEDKLHTPEVDAVVAQVSTYPPLRSYVNEQLRRIAKDMDVVIEGRDITTVVFPDADLKCYFDAKAEVRAERRLKQHPNGQDYETVLRQIKMRDEIDKGKEVGALRVAEDALYIDTSYLTIGQVCEKVLSAIFTLKGDVNR from the coding sequence ATGGTCGTAGCGATAGACGGACCAGCTGGAGTTGGGAAAAGCTCCATTGCCCAGATGATTGCAAAGACTTGCAATTTCTACTATCTCAATTCCGGTTCATTCTACAGGGCCTACACCTACCTGCATGTACAGGAAGGGAAGGACCCCATGGATTACCCAGCAGTTCTGGAAACTGCAAAGCACTATATGCTCTCTATTGAAGATGACCGTATCTGTGTCAACGGCACTGATATTGAGGATAAGCTTCATACCCCTGAGGTTGACGCAGTAGTAGCGCAAGTTTCAACATATCCTCCGCTTAGAAGCTATGTGAATGAACAGCTGAGAAGGATTGCAAAGGATATGGATGTTGTCATTGAGGGGAGAGATATTACGACGGTGGTCTTCCCAGATGCCGACTTAAAATGTTACTTTGATGCAAAGGCTGAAGTTCGTGCTGAACGTCGGCTCAAGCAGCATCCAAACGGACAAGACTACGAGACTGTGTTGCGACAAATCAAGATGCGTGACGAAATTGATAAGGGCAAGGAAGTTGGTGCACTACGAGTTGCAGAGGATGCCCTGTACATAGACACCTCATACTTGACTATAGGACAAG
- a CDS encoding pseudouridine synthase: MKLSYPLRLQVYLAKSGCGSRRSCETLITSGRVTVNTKRVTELGTKVDEEDVIMVDDQLVEPSEKTYYYALHKPKGFVCTNWDPNEKNYARDLIDIPDKNLLFHIGRLDKDSSGLILFTNDGDVAQKIMHPSEEIEKEYLVSCSTGVRREDLEEARKGVLIDMPQPYTIKRFEIISKKWVRIILTEGKNREIRKILSHFGYEVKQLVRMRIGCIELGDLKPGQYRTVTSSEIKALLRGENDILRKSSGRGW; the protein is encoded by the coding sequence ATGAAATTATCATATCCGCTTAGATTACAGGTCTATTTGGCAAAGAGTGGTTGCGGGTCCCGCAGATCCTGCGAAACACTGATCACCAGTGGGCGTGTCACCGTCAATACGAAACGGGTAACAGAACTGGGAACCAAGGTCGATGAAGAAGATGTCATCATGGTTGATGACCAATTAGTGGAACCAAGTGAGAAAACCTACTACTACGCCTTGCACAAGCCCAAGGGGTTTGTGTGCACGAACTGGGATCCAAACGAGAAAAACTATGCACGTGATCTGATTGATATTCCAGACAAGAATCTTCTCTTCCATATTGGTCGCCTGGACAAGGATTCCAGTGGCTTGATTCTCTTCACCAATGATGGGGATGTAGCACAGAAGATCATGCATCCTTCCGAGGAGATTGAGAAGGAGTATCTGGTAAGTTGCTCCACTGGTGTTCGCAGGGAAGACCTGGAGGAAGCCCGTAAGGGAGTCCTTATAGATATGCCGCAGCCTTATACGATCAAACGTTTTGAGATCATCAGCAAGAAATGGGTGAGGATCATCCTTACTGAAGGAAAGAACCGGGAGATTAGAAAGATTCTCAGCCACTTTGGGTATGAGGTGAAGCAGCTTGTCAGGATGAGGATTGGTTGTATTGAACTGGGTGACCTCAAACCAGGACAGTATCGTACGGTTACGTCCTCCGAGATCAAGGCGCTTTTGAGGGGAGAAAATGATATTCTAAGAAAGAGTTCAGGGAGAGGATGGTAA
- the scpB gene encoding SMC-Scp complex subunit ScpB → MDRKRQAGKAESQQGPLLSTEARLVEVILFLENEPVSLERLSKMTSLSEETTRNAITELQEHYREYLHGLDLAESQGAFQFLPSSDLHDKLRSCYGRRVDRRLSRAALETLSIVAYSQPITRREIDNIRGVSSDTIIRLLRDREYIKVIGRKDVPGHPCLYGTSRKFLFEFNLASISALPKLSDIDRLRFEAEPTQEKEEA, encoded by the coding sequence GTGGATAGGAAGAGGCAAGCGGGCAAGGCTGAGAGTCAGCAAGGCCCCCTCTTGAGTACCGAGGCCCGGTTGGTCGAAGTCATTCTCTTTTTGGAGAACGAACCGGTTAGTTTGGAACGATTGAGCAAGATGACCTCCCTTTCGGAGGAAACAACAAGAAATGCCATTACAGAACTGCAGGAACATTACCGTGAATACCTGCATGGACTGGACCTTGCTGAGAGCCAGGGTGCCTTCCAATTCCTACCTTCTTCTGATTTGCACGATAAACTTCGTTCCTGCTACGGCAGACGTGTCGACAGACGCCTTAGTCGTGCAGCCTTGGAGACACTGTCCATTGTGGCATACAGCCAACCGATTACCCGTAGGGAGATAGACAACATCCGTGGGGTAAGCAGTGACACCATTATCCGTTTGTTGCGAGACCGTGAATATATCAAGGTGATTGGAAGAAAGGATGTCCCTGGACATCCCTGCCTCTACGGCACCTCGAGGAAATTCCTTTTCGAATTCAACCTAGCAAGTATCAGCGCACTACCCAAGCTCTCCGATATCGACCGACTGCGATTTGAAGCAGAACCAACACAGGAGAAAGAAGAAGCATGA
- a CDS encoding segregation/condensation protein A, whose amino-acid sequence MQEQTVQEEQVPKGATFHTPTFDGPLDLLLFLIQKSEVNIYDIPISLITEQFLGYLKEEKVTELGDLTQFYKMAADLLYIKSRMLLPVELEFDEEYQDPRQELVDRLLEYQKFRKYTELLTGTNTNAELFITRKSNQFRLPFGDEELFGDVSLQDLLKTFSRLMTTITPNKVFNVYESVTVNEKIALMQELFETQDYITLEQLIVHADQLLHIICSFMAILDACKLRMITLVQSEPFGPILIRKVNEAFEQDFEHMYDDDFEEIEEEIITTPISEGEEERFFEEDADNLRTTTDDGRVFLYDDESEDEQIILDDE is encoded by the coding sequence GTGCAAGAACAAACAGTACAAGAAGAACAAGTGCCAAAGGGGGCTACTTTCCATACCCCCACCTTCGATGGTCCATTGGACTTGTTGCTGTTCCTCATCCAAAAATCAGAAGTCAATATCTATGACATTCCTATTTCGCTTATCACTGAACAGTTCTTGGGATATCTCAAGGAAGAGAAGGTAACTGAGCTTGGGGATCTGACACAATTCTACAAGATGGCTGCAGACCTGCTGTATATCAAGAGCAGGATGTTGCTCCCTGTTGAACTGGAATTCGATGAAGAGTACCAGGACCCCAGACAAGAACTGGTGGACCGTCTGTTGGAGTACCAGAAGTTCAGGAAATATACTGAGTTGCTTACTGGCACCAATACCAATGCTGAATTGTTCATTACCCGGAAAAGCAATCAGTTTCGCCTTCCATTCGGAGATGAGGAACTCTTTGGTGATGTATCCTTGCAGGACTTGCTCAAGACATTTTCACGGCTCATGACCACTATTACCCCGAACAAGGTGTTCAATGTCTACGAATCGGTAACAGTCAATGAAAAAATTGCCTTGATGCAGGAGTTGTTCGAGACACAAGATTATATAACCTTGGAACAACTTATTGTCCATGCTGACCAACTGCTCCATATTATCTGCAGTTTCATGGCAATTCTTGATGCCTGTAAGCTCAGGATGATCACCCTCGTTCAGAGTGAACCGTTCGGGCCAATTCTCATCCGTAAGGTCAATGAGGCGTTTGAACAGGATTTTGAACATATGTACGATGATGATTTCGAGGAAATTGAGGAAGAAATCATCACGACACCCATTTCAGAAGGTGAAGAAGAGAGGTTTTTTGAGGAAGATGCAGATAATCTCCGCACAACTACTGACGATGGTCGCGTTTTTCTGTATGATGATGAGAGTGAGGATGAGCAGATCATTCTTGACGATGAGTGA
- the recA gene encoding recombinase RecA — protein MAKNSKDTTFPTDQKQKRDALEAARVQIDKQFGKGSLMKLGDNKENRNIESISSGSLLLDEALGIGGYPKGRVIEIYGPESSGKTTLALHAIAESQKAGGIAAFIDAEHAMDPSYAKKLGVNIEELWISQPDSGEQALEIAESLVRSGAVDIIVVDSVAALTPQAEIDGDMGDSHMGLQARLMSQALRKLTGLLSKSHTTIIFINQIRMKIGIMFGNPETTTGGNALKFYSSVRLEVRKIESISKSADDIVGNRVRIKIVKNKVSPPFKKVELDLLFGEGISYIASILDAALKYEMLEKSGSWYSYNGEKIGQGRERTLDFLKDNPDIATDLDNRLRAKMFPKADAVEATETASESK, from the coding sequence ATGGCAAAGAACAGTAAAGATACGACATTCCCCACTGACCAGAAGCAGAAGCGGGACGCATTGGAGGCAGCAAGGGTCCAGATTGACAAGCAGTTTGGAAAGGGATCCCTGATGAAGCTCGGTGACAACAAGGAAAACCGAAATATTGAAAGTATTTCTTCCGGGTCCTTGCTTCTTGATGAAGCGCTTGGTATCGGTGGATACCCAAAGGGTAGGGTCATAGAGATCTACGGTCCTGAAAGCAGTGGTAAGACCACACTAGCTCTTCATGCCATTGCAGAGAGTCAGAAAGCTGGGGGAATTGCCGCATTCATTGATGCTGAGCATGCTATGGATCCAAGCTATGCGAAGAAACTGGGTGTAAATATTGAAGAACTCTGGATCAGTCAACCAGACAGTGGAGAACAGGCGCTGGAGATTGCAGAATCCCTGGTGCGGAGTGGGGCAGTGGATATCATTGTCGTGGACTCTGTTGCTGCCCTTACCCCACAAGCAGAAATCGATGGGGATATGGGTGATAGCCACATGGGACTCCAGGCTCGGCTGATGAGCCAAGCATTGCGCAAGCTTACCGGTCTGCTTTCAAAGAGCCACACTACCATCATTTTCATCAACCAGATTAGAATGAAGATCGGCATCATGTTCGGTAACCCAGAGACAACCACAGGGGGAAATGCCCTGAAGTTCTACTCTTCAGTCCGCCTCGAGGTTCGCAAGATTGAGTCCATCAGTAAAAGTGCTGATGATATCGTTGGAAACCGAGTACGAATCAAGATAGTGAAGAACAAGGTATCTCCTCCTTTCAAGAAGGTAGAACTGGATCTTCTCTTCGGTGAAGGTATCAGCTATATTGCAAGCATCCTTGACGCAGCACTCAAGTACGAAATGCTGGAGAAAAGTGGCTCCTGGTACTCCTATAACGGGGAGAAGATTGGACAGGGAAGAGAGCGGACATTGGACTTCCTCAAGGACAACCCTGATATCGCCACTGACCTTGACAATCGCCTCAGGGCAAAGATGTTCCCCAAAGCCGATGCTGTTGAGGCAACGGAAACTGCTTCAGAAAGCAAGTAA
- the dtd gene encoding D-aminoacyl-tRNA deacylase, translated as MKAVIQRVQDASVSVEGTITGQIDHGLLVYLGIGHDDTEDQLTWLCEKIVKLRVFTDEQGKMNKSLSDVHGSILVVSQFTLLANLRKGNRPSYNDAAPPQKAEALYEQSLKVFAQLGFPVSSGEFGAHMKVSYTNDGPVTLLLEAE; from the coding sequence ATGAAGGCGGTCATCCAACGTGTTCAGGATGCAAGCGTTTCTGTTGAGGGAACCATCACCGGCCAGATCGACCATGGCCTTCTTGTCTATCTGGGTATAGGACACGATGATACTGAAGATCAACTTACGTGGTTGTGCGAGAAAATTGTGAAGCTACGTGTTTTTACCGATGAGCAAGGAAAAATGAACAAGAGCCTTTCTGATGTACACGGGTCCATCTTGGTCGTCAGTCAGTTCACGTTGCTGGCAAATCTACGCAAGGGAAACCGACCATCCTACAACGATGCTGCACCACCACAAAAAGCTGAGGCTTTGTATGAACAATCCCTCAAGGTGTTTGCTCAGTTGGGTTTCCCAGTCTCTTCAGGTGAATTTGGAGCACACATGAAGGTGTCCTATACCAACGACGGTCCGGTCACCCTCCTGCTTGAAGCAGAATAA